TCTTCTGTTGTTAAGTTTTTTATAGTGAAAGAAAGCATATTGTGTCCTGTGTTGTTGACAATTTAGTTTCTTGGGCAGGGGATATATCACTTATGCCTGAAGTATCCATTGATCTTGTGTGCAACCTTATGGAAGGTAGTTAGCTtagccttctttttttttgaaggaTCTCCATATGATAGCTTGCAATTGTTACACGATGTGATATTGATACTGTTTTCTTGTTATCAAAGACTCTAGGAAGCCGCTTGTTGCTGCAGTTGAAGGATTAGCTCTTGGTGGTGGTTTAGAATTGGCAATGGTAAGACTTTTCAAGCTCATTTTTAAAAGtatcttctttgtttttgttgttgttgtgttgatTATTGTATCACTTGTATTTATTTAGGCGTGTCATGCTCGAGTTGCTGCTCCGAAAGCTCAGCTAGGCTTACCAGAGCTGACACTTGGAGTTATTCCAGGTTTTGGAGGTACGTATTTGTGTTGTTCAGCTTGGTCTTCTTTTAAGTTGACAAAGACAGTTTTGTGAATAACCAAGCTAATTGTGTGTCTATGAAGGAACGCAACGTCTTCCAAGATTAGTAGGCCTTGCAAAAGCAACTGATATGATCCTGGTACGAATGGCTTTTTTGCAGTTACCAACAGTTCAGTTACCAAAATCTGATTTGTTTGGCTGAGAATTTTGTTACTTTTGCAGCTTTCCAAGTCGATATCGTCAGAGGAGGGGCAGAAGTTCGGTCTCGTTGATGCTCTGGTGCCGTCTGGAGAATTGCTGAGCACGTCCAGAAAGTGGGCTCTAGACATTGCAGAGGGACGTAAACCCTTTTTGCGTTCACTGCACAGGACCGACAAGATTGGTTCTTTATCTGAAGCTCGTGCTATACTGAAGGATACTAGACAGCTAGCCAAGAAGATAGCTCCGAATATGCCTCAGCACCATGCTTGCATTGATGTGATTGAAGAAGGAATCGTCCATGGAGGATATAGTGGAGTTCTCAAGGTGACATTGACACTGTCTTCTGGTTTCCTTAATTTGTTTAATAGCTTTGTGCTTTGTTAATAACACTCCTTGATTCACTATGCAGGAAGCAGAAGTTTTCAAGCAGTTAGTAATGTCAGACACTGCAAAGGCTCTTGTTCATGTTTTCTTCGCACAGCGTGCAACATCGAAGGTGAGATTGTCCAAACCTTTTAATCCTCCTAAAGCTATAGTTTCGTTAGGATTAAACTGCACTGCGTTTGTTGCTCCTAGTACTTCTTGTTTCCACGTCTGAgcatatttttaaacattttccaGGTGCCTAATGTAACTGACGTTGGATTGAAACCGAGACCGATGAAGAAAGTTGCAGTTATTGGTGGAGGTCTGATGGGTTCTGGCATCGCTACCGCTCTACTTCTAAGCAATACAAGAGTTGTGCTCAAAGAAATTAATCCAGACTACCTTCAGAAAGGAATAAAATCAGTTGAAGGTTCTTATTCTCAATCCAGAAAATATCCAGTTACTATATACTATAAGTGTATATCTTGGTATTATAAGAAGTTAGAAAGGTGTATAAACACCTCAGTGAGTTGTTTTGAGCCAAAAGAAGCATACATAGCATATGACGGGGACGGCGGTTTGGTTCACGTACCCGTACCGGAAACGTTTCCGGGACGGAAACACCATAGAAACAGCACGGGGACACTTCGGGGACGGGATAGTTCATTTAtggaatatttgaaatatttttttttcaatattattGTATCTTAAGCTAATTCATTTACcttttccaaaaaataaaaagaagtaaaaTTTTAACTGTATTTTTAACTTTCAATCTTGTTTCTAAGTTTATGAACTTTTATTAGATGAACCCaagtttgattaaaaaaatgtttaattattgtttttattattattatttaaaataatatattgaattattttttatgttaagATTTTGGTGTactcttttcttattttgtccATTATGgatagcatatatatatttttaatatatatatatttgccgTACCCGTACCcataattttttagttttgccGTTTCCCGTCCCCGCTTCCGTACCAGTATCTGTCCCCGTATCCGTCCCGGTGCAACATAGTGATGGAGTAATAGACTATATGGTTATCACTGTTCCTGTTTACAGTAGATGCAATAAAGTTGATTTTTTCTTGTGACAGCAAATCTCAAAAGCTTGGTATCTAGGGGAAAACTGACACAAGACAAAGCAGGAAAGGCCCTCTCGTTGCTCAAGGGGGTACTCGATTACTCAGAATTCAAAGATGTGGACATGGTTATAGAGGTATGCCTTACTCTTTATCTCCCTTCTCTTTGGTTTCAAGTATAATCAAATCTAgttagtaaataaaattttcctCTGACTATAAGGTGTTGCTTCTGGTATAATTTTCAGGCAGTGATTGAAAACATTCAGTTGAAACAAAAGATATTCAAAGAAATCGAAGAGATCTGTCCACCACATTGCATTTTGGCGAGCAATACATCTACTATCGACCTCAACGTAATTGGGGAAAAAACTAACTCAAAAGATCGCATTGTTGGTGCACATTTCTTCAGGTGCATATTCAATATCTCAAAGACTTTCTAAGCTTTTCgtatttttaatgtaactaACAAAGGTTTGTCTGTTTTATACAGCCCGGCACATATCATGACCCTTCTCGAGATAGTTCGTACAGAGAATACTTCTGCTCAGGTGATTCTGGATCTCATGGCGGTTGGAAAGGCAATAAAGAAAGTTCCGGTGGTGGTTGGAAACTGCATAGGCTTTGCAGTGAACAGGACATTCTTTCCGTATACACAAGGTGCTCATATGTTGGTCAATCTAGGTGTTGACTTGTTCAGAGTCGACAGAGTTATCACATCTTTTGGCTTGCCACTGGGTCCTTTCCAGTAAATCTCTCCCTCCTTCCTTATTTCGTCACCTACCACTTTTTGAATGTGTGTAGAGAGCTTTACTCTTTGTGGGATAACTTACTTCGCAGGCTAGGTGATCTGGCTGGACATGGGATTGGAATGGCAGTTAAGGAGATATATGCCAAGGCCTATGGTGACCGCATGTTCAGATCTCCACTGACCGAGCTTCTGGTTAAGAGCGGGCGAAATGGTATGTCATTTGCTCTTGCCTTTGAAAACTTCTCATCTGCCCACTTTTAACATTTTGCTGCTTCAGGCAAAATCAACGGGAGAGGATACTATATTTATGAGAAGGGAAGCAAACCAAAACCTGATTCATCAGTGCTTTCAGTTGTTGAGGAATCTAGGAAACTTACCAATATCATGCCCGGTGGGAAGGTATGAACAAAAATGATGTTTTACGAAATATAAGTAGTATTATTATTTGGTAGTTTTCAAAAGTTAGTGAAGCCTCCTTGTCTTTCTTTTGCAGCCTATATCAGTAAGTGATAAAGAGATTGTGGAGATGATCTTGTTCCCTGTGGTTAACGAGGCGTGCCGTGTCCTAGATGAAGGAGTTGTGATCCGAGCCTCAGACTTGGACGTTGCATCTGTCCTTGGAATGAGTTTTCCTTCTTACCGGTAAGAATTTTAATGTAattcagaaaagaaaaattatgcTCTGTTTGCACTTAAAGTTGAAGTATCCATCTTTATCATCTCGTTGAGTCTCTTTGGTCATTTGCTAACAAGTCAATAAGCAAaggtttttcctttttatttttctatgacTAAAAAGTTGGTGATGATCTTTTCTCTTTTGGTTCCTTGTTGCAGCGGAGGAATTATTTTCTGGGCAGACACGGTTGGACCTAAGTACATATATGAAAGGCTCAAGAGATTGTCCGAGACTTATGGAGGCTTTTTCAAACCTTCTAGGTATCTGGAGGAAAGGGCAATGAATAAAATGCTTCTGGTAAATCTCTcaattttcttttacattatTATGATATCACAAGAGAACACAGTTCCCCAACTAAGTTGCCTATTAACAAATAGCTTGACAAGGTGAACATGGATTAAACCCCCCAAGCAGAGTTATAGATATAATATCTTGAGACTAAGTTTAGCATTGACCCatgtagatttgtttttgtaatttggTTCGCTAAGGCTGCAAAGACGATCGTGTAGTATGGTTATAGCCTACTTAGAGCTATGAAATAAATGTTTCCAAGCTTATGAATGCAGTAGTAGTCCGGCTATCATcagtttattcatttttttttcccagTCTTTTTGCCCTGATTCATGATGGAACTCTGGTTTTTGACTGCAGAGTGAACCTAAGGCGTCATCGAGGTCTCGAATGTGAATGCACAAGAAGGGAGCTTAAAAGTAATCAGCAAATAAACGTTTGAAATATGTTTATGGAGAGGTTCAAAGTGTTAGTCACTAAATGAGAATAAATTAATCTCTCTTGTTACTTGAAAGCAACAGTTCCTAAGGTGCTTTGTTTTAAACACTTGATTATTATGTTCTTAATAAAATGTTTGTAGTGACTCCATTCTCATGTATGTTCCAATGGTTAAGAAAATAGTAGAATTGCTTCATTGTTTTGGTcaaacagaaaataatatatcagtTACAACTTTAGTAAAACTGGggattttattatatgttactCTCTAATGTTACATAAGTTGAAAAGAGAACACCATAACTAGACATAGCAAACAAGGATGTTTCGGCAACCAAAAcaatcaaaaggaaaaaaagtaacagaaaactaacaagtaataataataaataactcGTGTAGTAAAGAAACAAAAGCTCTCTCCAAAATCTGGAAGAGGCTTAAAGAGGAGACGAGAAAAACTATGGTAACATTACCTCGTAAAGTGAGGCAGTGGTGAGGAAGCTTGTTGTTTATGTTCTCTCTGGTAAGTTATTTTTGTCCTAAGTAGAGTCTTTCTTCTCCGGCAAAGCTGGAGGTTTATGAGGATGCTGAGTGGTTGATGTACTTGTTGTGGTCGTTGGCTGCAACGGCTGTGGTTTGGTGAGTGTAGGTTGAGCAGTGGTTGGTGGCTGTGGTATTTGCTGAATCCCATTCTCGGTTTTCACCGTTGCGCTTGCGGTTGGGGGTGGCTGTATATGCCTTCTTGCTAAATATGAACACTTTGATTCTGCAAAAACCAACAAACTTAACTAATTAGAGAAGAAACTTTCTTGCTGAGTTGTGTGTGAAGTAACAACAGTACCTTTTATTTCTGCGTAAGAGATAAGTCTACTAAGGCAATCTCTGAACTTGGTTAACACCACCCTCTCCTGCTCTGCGTAAGTCTCTGACTTCTCCTGTGAGTTTGTTCCGCAGCCACCAGGGTCCACTGAACCATTAGGTTCAGCTGCTGCTACCATGAAGATAGTGTCCTGTTCATCACACATCAAAGCCAGAGTTGCTGGAGATAATGGATTTCCTTTAGAGGCATCTGAATTGGAACCCTCTGGTCCAGACTTATCAGCTTGGTTTGCATCAGCTGCAACCATCTCAACATCTTTATTCCCTTGGGAGTTATCTTGAGCAGAAGAAGCTAAACAAGtttctgcttcatttcttttatctaagaacaaaaataaaggaAGGTCAATGAATAATACACACACAGAGAGGTGAAACGTCAGCAATAAAGAGTCTTTCACTCAAAGTTAAACCTGTTAATGTCTTTGCTGCTTCTCCGGCTACAGCGACCAACACAGA
The Brassica napus cultivar Da-Ae chromosome A1, Da-Ae, whole genome shotgun sequence DNA segment above includes these coding regions:
- the LOC106398246 gene encoding peroxisomal fatty acid beta-oxidation multifunctional protein AIM1, translated to MAKKMGVTMEVGNDGVAVITISNPPVNSLASPIISGLKEKFQDANQRSDVKAIVLTGNGGRFSGGFDINVFQQVHKTGDISLMPEVSIDLVCNLMEDSRKPLVAAVEGLALGGGLELAMACHARVAAPKAQLGLPELTLGVIPGFGGTQRLPRLVGLAKATDMILLSKSISSEEGQKFGLVDALVPSGELLSTSRKWALDIAEGRKPFLRSLHRTDKIGSLSEARAILKDTRQLAKKIAPNMPQHHACIDVIEEGIVHGGYSGVLKEAEVFKQLVMSDTAKALVHVFFAQRATSKVPNVTDVGLKPRPMKKVAVIGGGLMGSGIATALLLSNTRVVLKEINPDYLQKGIKSVEANLKSLVSRGKLTQDKAGKALSLLKGVLDYSEFKDVDMVIEAVIENIQLKQKIFKEIEEICPPHCILASNTSTIDLNVIGEKTNSKDRIVGAHFFSPAHIMTLLEIVRTENTSAQVILDLMAVGKAIKKVPVVVGNCIGFAVNRTFFPYTQGAHMLVNLGVDLFRVDRVITSFGLPLGPFQLGDLAGHGIGMAVKEIYAKAYGDRMFRSPLTELLVKSGRNGKINGRGYYIYEKGSKPKPDSSVLSVVEESRKLTNIMPGGKPISVSDKEIVEMILFPVVNEACRVLDEGVVIRASDLDVASVLGMSFPSYRGGIIFWADTVGPKYIYERLKRLSETYGGFFKPSRYLEERAMNKMLLSEPKASSRSRM